In Zingiber officinale cultivar Zhangliang chromosome 1A, Zo_v1.1, whole genome shotgun sequence, the DNA window tatttattttaaaaaatattacaccTATCCTATTCATTAttttattgatttaattttattattatgttgtCCAGCCACTGGATGTTGACTCAATTGTTTAACAAACAGAGTTAGAGGCAAACCGAAGGCTTTGAAAGTTAGTGGAATTGTAGTGTGGGAAAAGAACATCTGTGGCAAATAAAATAGATTTTCCACAAAGTTTTTAATTGTCACATGGCTTCTAGGTCTTCCCAGCCAAATCATCAATCACCCACGTCTCGTCACTTTTGTCTCTCTTTCTGACTTCTGAGCTGGTCACCTTCTTCAGCCTCCACTTCCTCTCATCGTCTCCATTGCCATGAAGGAATTCATCtatattctctctctctctcctaatTAAACTCCTCCAACCCTCCATGCTTCTCCAATGGATGCCCCTCATTTGCTTCCCGGTTCAATCCAACCCCCGTCGCTGCCGAGGCCACCGCAATCCCCGTCGACCTCCTTCTCCAGCTTCCCCATACTCGTCATCACCGTTCTAGGCATGCTCACCACCTCCGTCATCCTCGTCAGCTACTACCTCTTCGTCGTCAGGTGCCGCCTCAGCTGGCTCCGCCACTCCAGTCTCTTAGCCTCCCGACGCCATCGCAACCTCCTGCACATCCCCCCCGTCATCCACGCCCTCTCCACCGAGTCCCGCGGCCTCGACACATCCGCCATTCGCTCCATCCCCGTCGTCACCTTCTCCGCCGGGGAAAAAATGGCGTCTTTCCGCGAGTGCGCCATCTGTTTGAGCGAATTCCACAGCGAGGAGAGGCTGAAGCTGCTCCCCGGCTGCTCCCACCCCTTCCACATCGACTGCATAGACACCTGGCTCCAGTTCAACGCCAACTGCCCACTTTGCAGGTCCGGCGCGGTGAGTTCCATCGCCGACTCTTCGACCGAGCACATCGTTGTCCTCGAGCCCCTCCGGGATCAGCAAGGCGGAAGCTCTAATGGCCCAACCGAACCGAGCAGCGAAGTAACAGGGGAGACGTCGTCGACGAATCCTTCGCCGAGAAGGATAAAGAAATGGAGGAAGGGGCAGAAGGTAGGGAGCATGGGGGACGAGTTCGTCGGCGACAGGTGCCGTTGCGAGCAGCCGATGCGGAGGTCATTCTCCATGGACTCGTGCAACGACAGCCAGCTTTATCTTTCCATCCAAGAGATCTTGAGGCAGAGCCGGCGTGGCTCTAATCAGGCAAGTGGCACTGGAGAAACCAGCAGTAGCGCGGACGGTGGCGGGAGTGGGAGGGTCCGGCGGTCGCTCTTCTCGTTCGGCCGGAGCTCTAGGAGGTCGGTGATTCCGATGGAAGAGATTGACGTGTGACACAATGAGGATGATAGATCTGGGACACAAAATCAAGGTATGAATGTGCGACCGTAGATGCATGGACTTTGAAATTCGCAATATATTTTCATTGATATATTGATGTGATCGTTTCCCTGAAGCATTATTGGAGGGATGATGACTGACTGGCAGCATCATCGTGTCTCTTCCCGTAAGAGTCAACTTATTGAAATTCGTTACACACTTAACACTGGATGAGATTGGGAGAGCCATGTGAAGCTTCTTGCAATAATAATGTGGCTTCAAACTGGACGTATAATGTGAATCGGATTTCTGGGTATCGATTTGATTTAGGTCCGGAATCATTGACCAAGAGAAGAGAGACACtggttctttttatttatttatttattagtcTGCAGCGCCAGAAAAGGTAGAGAACGTCTAACGTTTACATGTCTGGTTCCATCTTCCACGGCTACAGCTCACGTGCTCATGTGCATGTCGCACCAGGGAAACTCAACGCGAAGTCACGTGCGCCTGTCTATCTATTATACGTTTACATGACACACACTGCCGGAGGTTCCAAGGCGgaggaataatttttttttgtttaattcaGAAAAAACTTGGTAATTGCAGTTTGAGTTGGACCGGATCAGAACCTTAACAAGGTCAATGGGCTAATTAGATATTGACCTAGTTCGACAGGTAAAAATTACAATCGGGCTAGTTAAGATTCCGGCTTTAAAAAAACCCATCAATTATCAGTTCAAACCACGATTCAAATTGCAATTCacccttttaaaaaaaaaaatctaatcgtTCATTTAATAGCTAAGAGAAATAAACAGAGGAAGATATTTATTAAAGCTTAATTCTTTCCTTTGATATAATTATTTAGTGATATTTATGGAAGTGATAAAAAAGGGTCGTACTAatactatttttttaaacaattcaGGTCCAACTAATCTGGGAAGTATCTGATATGGCTTCACATAAATTTCTATAGAATAATCAAGAAGCATGGATAGATCAGGCAAATAGCTCATAATTTGAATTTCTCAAATATAAATATCATGTGATTTAAATTCTTATTATTTAGAGAGTCCGTCTCAACATTAAGGACGGATCTTCTGaatgatttattttttgattGGTTAATTTTGATGACCCTAGTTATTTCCCGCCTGCTCAATATTTATCATGACGATATAACCCCTAAGAGACCAGACTAATACTATATGAGagtaattaaaaaattctttttgatttaaCATTCTTTGTTTCATTTATAATATCTTTATCCGATGTAACCCCAACAAACATACAAGGAAAGTATATCGATTATTGTAAAGAAATAGAAGAGATTAGAAACAAAGACAATAAATATTGGAcacttattataataaaaaataaagaaaaaattgaTAAGTTGATAGTAAAAAATAATATCTTAAAATGATGCTTAGCATATTTCAACTCTCAAAATAATACTTAGGTATGTTTAGTTGAAGTTATCATACAaaattatggggaataaaatataatattaatattgtttgatttaatttaaaatatgaaacaacttagttttatatttactaatttacCTTGTCATTGACCTTTCGCCGCAAAGGAGCAGGCGGAGAAGTTGAGGTTTGTCAATGCCGGGCTGGCTTTCTCCGAGGGCCTCATGACTTGCACACATAGAGATTAAAATCACCCTCTAGCTAATTGAGACAGACTAAGGTTTGATCTTTATCCAAGCCCTCAAGTTCAATGACACTCAAATTTTGAGCTGCCTGTTTTTGGCCTATAGACCAAGACTCCTTCCCATTCCCCACTAGACTGCAGCAAGAGttcttctctatttttccttGTCGATTCTATAGCGAAGAGGCAAAGTTGGACACAACCATGGAGAGGAAGCTGGGAGGCTGCTTTTGCTGTATTAGAAAGCCAAAGACGGAGGTCAAGGACTCGTTCAGACCCCCCTCGTTCAGAGTTCTTGAGGTATTGCTTCTATGCTTTGAATGCTTGCTTAGGTTTTATCTGTCGAGTTTGATCTTGTTAATTGTGTGACTGGTTTTTGAAATTGGATTAGTTTTTGAGAGCAATCATTTTCTGTCTTTGATGGATTCCCGTGTATAGATAGACTCGGAGTTACTCGAGAAAGAGCAGTGTTGATTGATCGCTTATGTTGGAATCGATTGCCCGATGCTCTCCCCCAAAACCCTCCCTTTCTTTAGTACGACAAAGTGGCAGATGTAGCCTTTCAATATGATTTTGCTTGACATTGGTTTTCCGTTTTCCATTTTGTTTCTTGAAGAAATAGTCTAGGTTTCTTTGCCTAAACCATTAATCTTCTGCTGGATCTTGCAAAACCTTTGGGCACTAAGGAAGCACATTGACATGGTGGGATAAGAGCTGATGCTATTTGCCGAGAGCACATCACTTACGGGagtgttgtgcccaaaggatattgacatatctccataatgacataatattatctactttgggtctaagccctcctggctttgctcttgggtactacccaaaaggtctcatgccaataaaGATATCATACAACCTTTTAAACATGATCTTTTTCATATCTTTCCAATGTAGGATTTTGATTGAatccccaacaatcctcccctaaAATGAAGGACTTGTtgaatcccgtggtagttttgatatgatcaaccaagcttaggttaggtcctgctttgtgtttgatccatgtgtctaagtgtgtaggaacttaggggcgcaggaagtcgagcggaagacgcagctagcgagaaggacagcacgggaagggagccgacgggctcggtgcatccgaagcacgagagagctgcggaagagtacacccgatgggcgtgaagaacatgcgcggtgttcgagggacgtaaaaaccgggatggaagactgctcgaggagaaggccgggaactaggttcgggtgagccctattctggatggccgaaatcacccaaagaagccgaaccagagcaagtcaactgggagttgacttgtcaatggttcggtcgaccgaaccccttgatcggtcgaccgaacccctctcaatcagcagccaaccgccaatgccacgtcagaagctgaccgttggtaaagctgatcggtcgaacgaatctcctgatcggtcgaccgaatcgaaGTTAATCCAGAGACTTAGTTGAGCAAGttaatcgggccaactcagctggagaccgttggccgatcggtcgaccgaacataaggatcggtcgaccaaaccaaagcTCAATcatcagagactgcacctggacagaagattgggcaggtacagcaggttcgatcgaccgaacctagggatcggtcgaccgatccctctcgagtcaaacctgatcccgaaggttcaggttatctgataagctctagaacccctatataaaggaggtctcgggtagctattcaGTGACAACGAAATCGAACTACAACTTCTGTACTTTCATTCTAGTAATAGTTCTGTGCTtccaagtgtgtaaaaggcttctccgccttcagagaaggagatcgttcATAGCGCTTtattactgccttggattaataaccttcttagttgtaaccaagtaaatagctgagttcttcttttctattcatagtttagttttgtttaaatttataactattgcatttatttgagtttaaattggttgaggagggtaTAGCTTTTATctgcaggtaattcaccccctcttgccggcccccgcTGCGCCAACAGGACTATCATTACTCTTATGGTGTGGTCCTCCcctcaagtatccggtcacttttgaCTCACTCCAAGCTTCCCTGTAAGCATTCGACCACCCTGACGTACTTCGGACCTCCCTGCAATAATCTACATCCAGTCACTCTTGACATGCTCCGGGCCTCTCTGCGAGCATCCGGTTACCCTGACTTGCTCCGGTGATTTCAGCGAGCATCCGATCACTCTGACCTGCTTCCGGCCTCTCCGTAAGCATCCCGTCATTCTAACCTGCTCCGAGCCTCTccgcgagcatccggtcatctTGACCTATCCTGACCTTCCCCACGAGCATTTGATCACCTTGACTTGCTCTAGGTCTTTCCCGCGAACATCCAGTCACCTTCACCTACTCAGGACCTCCCACAACTTTGTTCAAGGCCACTCCATATGGCATTTGGTTTGGACTATTGCTCTGATGCCATTTGTTATGACCAAAGGATGTTCATATATCTTCataatgatataatattatcCACTATAGGTCTAAGTCCTCATGACTTTgttcttggactctacccaaaagacctcatataaatgaagatatcttacatccttttaaacctatgatctttttcatatcttttcaagaTATGACTTTGATTGAATCTCCAACAATCCTTCCCTCAAATAAAGGACCATAATTACTCTCATGATCCAGGCTTCTCCGAGCGTATCTTGTCA includes these proteins:
- the LOC122012670 gene encoding RING-H2 finger protein ATL16-like — protein: MDAPHLLPGSIQPPSLPRPPQSPSTSFSSFPILVITVLGMLTTSVILVSYYLFVVRCRLSWLRHSSLLASRRHRNLLHIPPVIHALSTESRGLDTSAIRSIPVVTFSAGEKMASFRECAICLSEFHSEERLKLLPGCSHPFHIDCIDTWLQFNANCPLCRSGAVSSIADSSTEHIVVLEPLRDQQGGSSNGPTEPSSEVTGETSSTNPSPRRIKKWRKGQKVGSMGDEFVGDRCRCEQPMRRSFSMDSCNDSQLYLSIQEILRQSRRGSNQASGTGETSSSADGGGSGRVRRSLFSFGRSSRRSVIPMEEIDV